The following proteins are encoded in a genomic region of Candidatus Paceibacter sp.:
- a CDS encoding glycosyltransferase family 2 protein — MKISVVVPIYNEADNLNQLFDELQAVLKNHEHEIITVNDGSRDNTRSVLNEAASKNKNIKVIHFHGNFGQTAAIFCGIHHSSGDVIVPIDSDLENDPNDIFKMLEKINEGYDVVSGWRKGRWNDQKLRRKLPSMLANKLISKITRVKLNDYGCTLKAYRRSVIKDASLYGEMHRFIPAYASWRGAKVSEVEVDFRPRRKGKSNYGMSRIFKVLLDLVVVKFLDKYMTRPMHFFGGAGFLVFSLGVATGLLTIVLKILGLRDFVDTPLPILCALLVMVGVQLIAMGVLAEMLMRVYFESQNKKPYQIAEKINFE, encoded by the coding sequence ATGAAAATATCCGTAGTCGTGCCAATTTACAACGAGGCGGACAATCTCAATCAGCTTTTTGACGAACTTCAGGCTGTTTTAAAAAACCATGAACATGAGATAATAACCGTCAACGACGGTTCGCGGGACAACACCCGCTCCGTTTTAAACGAGGCCGCTTCCAAAAACAAAAATATAAAGGTCATTCATTTTCACGGCAACTTCGGTCAGACTGCCGCCATTTTCTGCGGCATACATCATTCTTCCGGAGACGTGATAGTTCCCATTGACAGCGACCTGGAAAATGACCCGAATGACATCTTCAAAATGCTGGAAAAGATAAACGAGGGTTACGACGTCGTTTCCGGTTGGAGGAAGGGGAGATGGAACGACCAGAAATTAAGGAGAAAGCTCCCGTCTATGCTGGCCAACAAACTTATTTCAAAAATAACCCGGGTCAAGCTCAACGATTACGGTTGCACGCTGAAGGCTTACCGGAGAAGCGTTATAAAAGACGCTTCGCTTTACGGAGAGATGCACCGATTCATCCCGGCTTACGCTTCATGGAGAGGCGCCAAGGTTTCGGAGGTGGAGGTTGATTTCCGCCCGCGCCGGAAAGGGAAGAGCAATTACGGAATGAGCCGGATATTCAAAGTTTTGCTGGACTTGGTGGTTGTTAAATTTTTGGATAAATACATGACCCGGCCGATGCACTTTTTCGGCGGGGCCGGATTTCTGGTTTTCTCCCTGGGGGTGGCGACCGGTTTGCTGACAATCGTTTTAAAAATATTGGGGCTGCGCGATTTTGTTGACACGCCTCTGCCGATTTTGTGCGCTCTGTTGGTAATGGTGGGCGTCCAGCTTATCGCCATGGGCGTTCTGGCGGAAATGCTGATGAGGGTTTATTTTGAATCTCAAAACAAAAAACCTTATCAAATCGCGGAAAAAATAAATTTTGAATAA
- a CDS encoding glycosyltransferase family 39 protein codes for MTFLKGNKKWLIIIAAFILARVIVFSSFWAASADKGGWANFYGWSQPAQAVLTQKFHETCDWHPPLYYTFTSALFFLFKTQWSIYFFHLLFAFVSLLIGYKTIRLFLPEKIAFWAVLIWALEPFWAWHNFLLASENLYIPLFLAAMYFLFVFLKKGTAKHIMLSFLFFGLAVLTRPTALLIPALISVVLIFLFVFRNKIKTGDAFFAKKFKEIVILLLAFNFLFWAVAGVWMVRNKLVYDRFSLAMITATNVYYYNLPPLLALQKNISYQEAYDMVAAQAANDLGPSHVAAKDWNCTLYTNEELNKQFDYYDSESKKYIMSNLKDYVPLHLVKMAPFFIESGYFDLYSAHTGEYSKPDITAAFMKGDMGEVKEFFAGLDLKKSIYIFGMLLWLAFFASSLAAVLYSFFKDKPSFLFFALSALMAFYTAFLMSPFNFARYRLPLYVFFFAGFVYIIDKLWFAWKNRSK; via the coding sequence ATGACATTTTTAAAAGGGAATAAGAAATGGCTTATTATAATCGCCGCCTTTATTTTGGCGCGGGTTATCGTGTTTTCTTCTTTTTGGGCGGCCAGCGCCGACAAGGGCGGGTGGGCCAATTTTTACGGCTGGTCCCAGCCGGCCCAAGCCGTGTTGACGCAGAAGTTCCACGAGACGTGTGACTGGCACCCGCCGCTTTATTACACTTTTACCTCCGCGCTTTTCTTTTTATTTAAAACCCAGTGGTCAATTTACTTTTTTCACCTTCTCTTCGCTTTTGTTTCTTTACTCATCGGATATAAAACAATCCGTCTGTTTCTTCCCGAAAAAATCGCCTTTTGGGCGGTACTCATCTGGGCGCTGGAGCCGTTTTGGGCGTGGCACAATTTCCTGCTGGCGAGCGAAAACCTATACATCCCGCTTTTCCTGGCGGCGATGTATTTCTTGTTTGTTTTTTTGAAAAAAGGAACGGCAAAACACATAATGCTTTCCTTTTTGTTTTTTGGCTTGGCTGTTTTAACCCGACCGACGGCGCTTTTAATACCCGCCCTGATTTCCGTTGTTTTAATATTTCTTTTTGTTTTTCGGAATAAAATCAAGACAGGCGACGCGTTTTTCGCCAAAAAGTTCAAGGAAATCGTTATCTTGTTGCTTGCTTTTAATTTTTTGTTCTGGGCCGTCGCGGGAGTGTGGATGGTAAGAAACAAATTAGTTTACGACCGTTTCTCTCTGGCGATGATAACCGCCACCAACGTTTACTATTACAATTTGCCGCCGCTTTTGGCGCTTCAAAAAAACATCTCTTATCAAGAGGCGTACGACATGGTCGCCGCCCAGGCCGCGAATGATTTGGGGCCGTCGCACGTGGCGGCCAAGGATTGGAATTGTACATTGTACACCAATGAGGAGCTGAATAAGCAGTTTGATTACTACGATTCCGAATCAAAAAAATACATTATGAGCAATCTTAAAGATTACGTGCCTCTGCATTTGGTCAAGATGGCGCCGTTTTTCATAGAATCGGGCTATTTTGACCTTTATTCCGCCCACACCGGAGAATATTCCAAGCCGGACATAACCGCCGCTTTTATGAAAGGGGATATGGGAGAAGTAAAAGAATTTTTTGCCGGACTGGATTTAAAGAAATCAATCTACATTTTCGGCATGCTTCTTTGGCTGGCTTTTTTTGCCTCATCGCTGGCGGCCGTTTTGTATTCGTTCTTTAAAGACAAGCCGAGCTTCCTGTTCTTCGCGCTGTCCGCGCTGATGGCTTTTTACACCGCTTTTCTGATGTCGCCGTTCAACTTCGCCCGATACCGTTTGCCGCTCTACGTTTTCTTCTTCGCCGGTTTCGTTTATATAATTGACAAACTCTGGTTTGCGTGGAAAAATAGGTCAAAGTAA
- a CDS encoding cobalamin B12-binding domain-containing protein: protein MKIILVQPPLTLEERYGVKHQSGGETIPLGLLYLAASVRDDGYPVKIIDAEILGLNIKMATEKILAEDPGLVGFTAVTVSVDNAAAVAKEIKKIRPDIVTVIGGHHITTAPEETLNRFPHFDVGVIGEGEKTLSELALVVKESGLDKNRLRSVNGLIFKDEVGEKFVITPTRSRTRNLDDLPKPAFDLLPDLFAYSPPVHTVKKFPACNLVTSRGCPGQCVFCTRSVYGNALSAHSAEYMIDLVTGLYEKYGIREIQFRDDNFTVFKPRLFRFCELMKEKKLKPVWTALARVDMVEPKMLKAMKEAGCWQVWYGIESGNNEILKLIKKNTTKEQIKNAVNWTKEAGIGVGAFFIMGHPGETKETLQETIDFALSLKIDEFHCTLMTPMPGSEIYRNWQKYGTFDNDWKKLNNWKAVFVPFGLTKEDLEKYNQKFFRKFYFRPRIILGYIKRIRSPKHFFVYFSGFMALLEWVYKKRRA, encoded by the coding sequence ATGAAAATTATCCTGGTACAGCCACCCTTGACCCTGGAAGAAAGGTACGGCGTAAAGCATCAAAGCGGAGGAGAAACGATACCTTTAGGGCTTTTGTATCTGGCTGCTTCCGTAAGAGATGATGGTTATCCGGTAAAAATAATAGACGCGGAAATTTTGGGACTTAATATTAAAATGGCGACGGAAAAAATACTCGCCGAGGATCCCGGGCTGGTCGGTTTCACGGCTGTGACCGTTTCCGTGGACAACGCCGCGGCTGTGGCCAAAGAAATAAAAAAGATAAGACCGGACATCGTCACCGTTATCGGCGGCCATCATATTACCACCGCCCCGGAAGAAACTCTCAACCGCTTTCCTCATTTTGACGTCGGCGTTATCGGCGAAGGCGAGAAAACATTGTCCGAACTGGCGCTGGTTGTGAAGGAATCCGGCCTTGATAAGAACAGATTAAGAAGCGTGAACGGACTGATTTTTAAGGATGAAGTCGGAGAAAAATTCGTGATTACTCCTACCCGTTCCAGAACGAGAAATTTGGACGACCTGCCGAAGCCGGCCTTTGACTTGCTGCCTGATCTGTTTGCTTACTCTCCGCCGGTGCACACCGTTAAAAAATTTCCCGCCTGCAACTTGGTGACTTCGCGAGGCTGTCCTGGCCAGTGCGTTTTCTGCACGAGAAGCGTTTACGGCAACGCCCTGTCGGCCCATTCGGCCGAATATATGATTGATTTGGTGACCGGGCTTTATGAGAAATATGGCATAAGAGAAATACAGTTTCGCGACGACAACTTCACGGTTTTCAAGCCGAGACTGTTCCGGTTTTGCGAATTGATGAAAGAAAAAAAGCTCAAGCCGGTGTGGACGGCGCTGGCCCGCGTGGATATGGTGGAGCCGAAAATGCTGAAGGCGATGAAAGAAGCCGGCTGCTGGCAGGTATGGTACGGCATAGAATCGGGCAACAACGAGATACTGAAGCTGATAAAGAAAAACACCACCAAGGAGCAAATTAAAAACGCCGTTAACTGGACAAAGGAAGCAGGAATCGGCGTGGGGGCGTTTTTCATAATGGGGCATCCGGGGGAGACCAAAGAAACGTTGCAGGAAACCATTGACTTCGCCCTTTCTTTGAAGATAGACGAGTTTCACTGCACGCTGATGACTCCGATGCCCGGGTCGGAAATTTACAGAAACTGGCAAAAATACGGCACCTTTGACAACGACTGGAAAAAGCTGAACAACTGGAAAGCGGTGTTCGTGCCGTTCGGTCTTACCAAAGAAGACCTGGAAAAATACAACCAGAAATTTTTCCGGAAATTTTATTTCCGGCCGCGCATTATCCTGGGGTACATAAAAAGAATCAGAAGTCCGAAACATTTTTTTGTTTACTTTTCCGGTTTTATGGCGCTGCTGGAATGGGTTTATAAAAAACGAAGGGCATGA
- a CDS encoding glycosyltransferase family 2 protein — translation MTINKLSIIIPVFNEISTIEKILDILEKTDLGGVSKEIIVVDDGSLDGTREILKSYETRHKIVYHEKNQGKGAAVRTGLKIMSGDYAVIQDADLEYNPNDFKRMLEHAVANNAEAIYGSRRLGKGKSPTAGWQYYLGGLFLTFLTNFLYRTKITDEATCYKMVSRRTLENFNLCSDGFEFCPEITAKIARQKITIHEIPIDYTPRSRAEGKKIKLKDGFIAVWTLLKYKIKS, via the coding sequence ATGACAATAAACAAATTATCCATCATCATTCCCGTTTTCAACGAAATATCCACGATTGAAAAAATCCTGGATATTCTTGAAAAAACAGATTTGGGAGGCGTTTCCAAAGAAATAATAGTGGTGGACGACGGCTCGCTGGACGGCACGCGCGAAATTCTTAAAAGTTACGAGACAAGGCACAAAATCGTATATCACGAAAAAAACCAAGGCAAAGGCGCGGCGGTCAGAACCGGCTTGAAAATAATGTCCGGCGATTACGCTGTCATCCAGGACGCCGATTTGGAATATAACCCAAACGATTTTAAAAGAATGTTGGAACACGCCGTGGCAAACAACGCCGAAGCCATTTACGGTTCCAGGAGACTGGGAAAGGGTAAAAGTCCTACCGCTGGCTGGCAATATTATTTGGGCGGGCTATTCCTCACTTTTCTGACTAACTTTCTTTATAGGACAAAAATCACTGATGAGGCCACTTGTTATAAGATGGTCAGCCGGAGAACGCTTGAAAATTTCAATCTTTGTTCCGACGGTTTTGAATTTTGTCCGGAGATTACGGCAAAAATTGCCAGGCAAAAGATAACCATTCACGAAATTCCGATAGACTACACGCCTCGCTCAAGGGCGGAAGGGAAGAAAATAAAATTAAAAGACGGATTTATCGCGGTTTGGACGCTGCTAAAATATAAGATAAAATCATAA
- a CDS encoding glycosyltransferase — protein MKIIYIANMRLPTEKAHGIQIMKTCEALADSGCVVELLVPWRFNKIKDDPFRYYGVKNNFKIIRIPSADFVWLGRAGFLVHALIFSKIAVIYSLFKRSGIIYSRDEMPLYLASFFKKNIFWETHVGNFNFFAKRLIRRCKGIVAIAGGLKKFYEDKGVSADKIVVAPDGIDLGDFSKNFDKAESRKRLGLPLDKKIAMYIGRLDGWKGAETLLETSKLLPEVLFVVIGGEAGQIAQVDKKYPRVSFLGQRPYREIGENQAVADVLVLPNTGKDKVSVGFTSPLKLFSYMASARPIVASDLPSIREVLTDEEAYFAAPDDPVSFAEKIKSAFENYGTAKEKAVKALEKVKNYQWKNRAETILNFIKKKI, from the coding sequence ATGAAGATAATATACATAGCCAATATGCGTTTGCCGACGGAAAAAGCCCACGGTATCCAAATAATGAAGACTTGCGAGGCGCTTGCCGATAGCGGTTGCGTCGTGGAACTGCTGGTGCCCTGGAGATTTAATAAAATAAAAGATGACCCTTTCCGCTATTACGGGGTTAAAAATAATTTTAAGATTATCAGGATACCTTCCGCTGATTTTGTGTGGCTTGGCAGGGCGGGTTTTTTGGTCCACGCGCTGATTTTTTCAAAAATAGCGGTTATTTATTCGCTTTTTAAAAGGAGCGGCATAATTTATTCCCGCGACGAAATGCCGTTGTATTTGGCAAGCTTTTTTAAAAAAAATATTTTCTGGGAAACGCACGTTGGCAATTTTAATTTTTTTGCCAAAAGGCTCATTAGAAGATGCAAAGGCATTGTCGCCATCGCCGGAGGGCTTAAAAAATTTTATGAAGACAAAGGCGTGTCCGCCGATAAGATTGTTGTCGCTCCGGACGGCATTGACCTCGGAGATTTTTCCAAAAATTTTGACAAAGCCGAATCCAGAAAAAGACTTGGGTTGCCTCTTGATAAAAAAATCGCCATGTATATAGGGCGTTTGGACGGCTGGAAAGGAGCGGAAACGCTGCTGGAAACGTCTAAATTGTTGCCGGAAGTTCTGTTTGTTGTCATCGGAGGAGAAGCCGGTCAGATTGCCCAGGTGGATAAAAAATACCCCAGGGTTTCTTTTTTAGGCCAGCGTCCTTACAGGGAAATTGGAGAAAACCAGGCGGTGGCCGATGTTTTGGTTCTGCCCAACACCGGCAAAGACAAAGTTTCCGTTGGCTTTACTTCGCCACTTAAGCTTTTTTCTTACATGGCGTCCGCCCGGCCCATAGTTGCTTCCGATTTGCCCTCAATAAGGGAAGTTTTAACCGACGAAGAAGCGTATTTTGCCGCGCCGGACGACCCGGTTTCTTTCGCCGAAAAGATAAAATCTGCTTTTGAAAATTACGGCACGGCGAAAGAAAAAGCCGTAAAGGCGCTGGAAAAAGTAAAAAATTACCAGTGGAAAAACCGGGCGGAAACCATACTTAATTTTATAAAAAAGAAGATATAG
- a CDS encoding class I SAM-dependent methyltransferase: MKPSLLKLKEIKTKIIVPWEGFFRGKMMKILTDKKSIIDIGGSLRISTAKGNRVNPDMKWIAEAIRQNRVDYKIMDVVPDYNPDVVGDIHNMPFADNSVDAIICMAVFEHIEDPLTAAKELYRVLKPGGYCLFQAPFLYYYHPEKGYYNDYWRFTPDVLKMMFKNFSVMETHNIRGAAASVIHLTPLGRISFFVAVGNFLDRLFKKSGSNQSSGFTAFLIK; the protein is encoded by the coding sequence ATGAAACCATCGCTTTTAAAACTTAAAGAAATAAAAACGAAAATTATTGTTCCGTGGGAAGGTTTTTTCCGCGGCAAAATGATGAAAATCCTGACGGATAAAAAGTCGATTATTGACATCGGCGGCAGTTTGAGAATCTCCACCGCGAAAGGGAACAGGGTCAATCCGGATATGAAGTGGATAGCGGAGGCGATAAGGCAAAACAGAGTGGACTATAAAATTATGGACGTGGTGCCTGATTATAATCCCGACGTAGTGGGCGACATCCATAATATGCCTTTTGCCGACAATTCCGTCGACGCTATTATTTGCATGGCGGTTTTTGAACACATTGAAGACCCGCTGACGGCGGCCAAGGAGCTTTACCGGGTTTTGAAGCCGGGCGGATATTGCCTGTTCCAGGCGCCGTTTCTTTATTACTACCACCCGGAAAAAGGATATTACAACGACTACTGGCGATTTACGCCGGACGTTCTCAAGATGATGTTTAAAAATTTTTCCGTAATGGAAACGCATAATATCCGGGGGGCGGCGGCTTCCGTAATCCATCTGACTCCATTGGGCAGGATAAGTTTTTTTGTCGCCGTGGGAAATTTTTTGGATCGCTTGTTTAAAAAAAGCGGCAGCAATCAATCCAGCGGTTTTACGGCGTTTCTGATTAAATAA
- a CDS encoding glycosyltransferase, with product MKVLFFGIYNKSDPVNARTRILLEGLKKRGWEIDECNTPVSSLWRFWFLLKEYRKTSEDYDVMFLAYAGGQTISILAKILSKKKIVADPIVSLYDTMVFDRKKVSRFSFKAAYYYVLDWLLCRLCDVVIMDTAANADYFRRTFKSPVSKFRRLFIGTEEKTMRPAAAEEKGDKFIVHFHGFFIPLHGVEHIVKAAKLLEEEDVVFNIIGRGQTYKQVRKVSEDIGVKNVNFIDPVAYDKIPDYIKRADVVLGIFGDTGKASRVVPNKVYDAVAMGKAVLTADTPAVRELFSDGENCLFCRPADPEDLAAKIRTLKNNPGLLEKIAAGGYKLFREKLRPEIIAAEFEKILRETV from the coding sequence ATGAAAGTCCTATTTTTCGGAATATACAATAAAAGCGATCCGGTCAATGCCAGGACCAGGATTTTACTGGAAGGGCTTAAGAAGCGCGGCTGGGAAATTGATGAGTGCAATACTCCCGTTTCTTCGCTTTGGCGGTTTTGGTTTTTGCTTAAAGAATACCGCAAAACCAGCGAGGATTATGACGTGATGTTTCTGGCTTATGCCGGAGGGCAAACAATATCAATTCTGGCGAAAATACTTTCAAAGAAAAAAATAGTCGCCGACCCGATTGTCTCTTTGTATGACACGATGGTTTTTGACCGGAAAAAAGTTTCCCGATTTAGCTTTAAAGCGGCTTATTATTACGTTTTGGACTGGCTTTTGTGTCGTTTGTGCGATGTGGTAATTATGGACACCGCCGCCAACGCCGATTATTTTCGCCGGACGTTTAAATCGCCCGTGTCAAAGTTTCGCCGGCTGTTTATTGGAACGGAAGAGAAAACAATGCGTCCTGCGGCGGCTGAAGAAAAAGGAGATAAATTTATAGTTCACTTTCACGGATTTTTTATCCCTCTGCACGGGGTGGAGCATATCGTAAAAGCTGCTAAACTTTTGGAAGAAGAAGACGTGGTGTTTAACATCATAGGCCGGGGGCAGACTTATAAACAAGTCAGAAAAGTGAGCGAAGACATTGGTGTAAAGAACGTCAACTTCATAGATCCGGTCGCCTACGACAAGATTCCGGATTATATTAAGCGGGCCGACGTCGTTCTAGGAATATTCGGCGACACCGGCAAGGCGTCGCGGGTCGTACCGAACAAAGTTTACGACGCCGTCGCCATGGGCAAGGCCGTCTTGACGGCGGACACTCCGGCCGTTCGGGAACTTTTTTCCGACGGGGAGAATTGCCTTTTTTGCCGGCCGGCCGATCCGGAAGACCTTGCCGCCAAAATCAGGACTCTTAAAAACAATCCGGGTTTGCTTGAAAAAATCGCCGCCGGCGGATATAAACTTTTCCGGGAAAAACTCAGGCCGGAAATCATCGCCGCGGAGTTTGAAAAAATACTGCGCGAAACGGTATAG
- a CDS encoding radical SAM protein, which yields MKKIKAKLEHFWHVFKRHVLYDVLDGNFAKPAHFVRTAVKHKLFDYPYLAMVETASFCNLKCPTCTTPHDKIKRPKVAMSLENYKKIIDNVKDSVSVVLPWFSNDPLVNPRMAEMIKYSHQNNMYTVISTNAVLLDEKRSKELLNSGLDEAILCLDGMSKESYEVFREGAVFEEVLENIKNFCRLKKESGRRKPYVELQFILTKFNQGEVEDVKRLAKELGVDRLRIKSFALSEYAYSKEEIKELSEKFLPDDPRYASKIRYEKKGGDLAVKNRKKFCELPSSNIVALADGRLAMCCYDINGQYIYGNVLEKPLREFWHLPEVRSKRKKAGRRGYPLCEKCAN from the coding sequence ATGAAGAAAATTAAAGCGAAATTGGAACATTTCTGGCACGTGTTTAAAAGACACGTTCTTTACGACGTTTTGGACGGAAATTTCGCCAAGCCGGCGCATTTTGTCCGCACCGCCGTAAAGCATAAACTTTTTGATTATCCTTATCTGGCGATGGTAGAAACCGCCAGTTTCTGCAACTTGAAGTGCCCGACCTGCACCACCCCGCACGACAAAATCAAAAGGCCGAAGGTGGCCATGAGCCTGGAAAATTATAAAAAAATAATAGACAACGTCAAAGATTCCGTTTCCGTTGTTTTGCCCTGGTTTTCCAATGACCCGCTGGTCAATCCGCGCATGGCGGAAATGATAAAATATTCCCACCAAAACAACATGTACACGGTGATAAGCACCAATGCCGTTTTGTTGGACGAAAAAAGATCAAAAGAGCTTTTGAACTCCGGACTGGATGAAGCGATTCTTTGCCTTGACGGGATGAGCAAGGAAAGCTATGAGGTTTTCCGCGAAGGGGCCGTTTTTGAAGAAGTGCTTGAAAACATAAAAAATTTCTGCCGTCTGAAAAAAGAATCAGGACGGAGAAAGCCGTACGTTGAGCTGCAGTTTATTCTTACCAAGTTTAATCAGGGAGAAGTTGAGGATGTAAAAAGATTGGCCAAAGAACTGGGAGTGGATCGCTTGAGAATAAAGTCGTTCGCCTTGAGCGAGTACGCTTACTCCAAGGAAGAGATTAAAGAGTTGTCGGAAAAATTCCTGCCGGACGATCCTCGCTACGCTTCCAAAATAAGGTACGAGAAAAAAGGAGGGGATTTGGCCGTCAAGAACAGGAAAAAATTCTGCGAGCTGCCTTCGTCCAACATTGTGGCGCTGGCGGACGGCCGGCTGGCGATGTGCTGCTACGACATCAACGGCCAGTATATTTATGGCAATGTTCTGGAAAAACCGCTTAGGGAGTTTTGGCATCTGCCGGAGGTTAGAAGCAAGAGAAAAAAAGCCGGGCGGCGCGGCTATCCTTTGTGCGAAAAGTGCGCCAACTAA
- a CDS encoding class I SAM-dependent methyltransferase, translating to MPDYEKIYYHKALEKSGFDDGWRKYILDFIKNNAPTGAFVLELGCGEGEFSTKMGNSVNYYGIDVSEYALKQAAAKSSVTSAKFTLIDPDDGRLPFGDRMFDVAFGVYSLEHFKKPKEMIDEAVRVLKPGGHLIFLAPNLELPLSRLNAVRHKNIWYKVWLGAARICDYFFRIFGVATFRTLGENFTSATGRYEKLDDDLTYIVSSMEVINYLKKRHKAEEVFSAKMSSQDAGPGLKGKIRRMIALLPAMKYYGSVLFVVARKAGS from the coding sequence ATGCCCGATTACGAAAAAATTTATTATCATAAAGCGCTGGAGAAAAGCGGTTTTGACGACGGCTGGCGTAAATATATTCTTGATTTCATAAAAAACAACGCGCCAACGGGAGCATTTGTCTTGGAGTTGGGTTGCGGAGAAGGAGAATTTTCAACCAAAATGGGAAACAGCGTAAATTATTATGGCATTGATGTTTCGGAATACGCTTTAAAACAGGCCGCGGCAAAAAGCTCCGTCACGAGTGCCAAGTTTACTTTGATTGACCCGGATGATGGCAGGCTGCCATTCGGTGACAGAATGTTTGATGTCGCGTTCGGCGTGTATTCTCTGGAGCATTTTAAAAAACCGAAAGAGATGATTGACGAAGCCGTTCGAGTTTTGAAGCCGGGCGGCCATTTGATTTTTCTCGCTCCCAATTTGGAGCTTCCGTTGTCGCGGCTTAACGCCGTGAGGCACAAAAATATATGGTATAAAGTTTGGCTCGGAGCGGCAAGGATTTGCGATTATTTTTTCAGAATATTCGGAGTCGCCACATTCCGGACGTTGGGCGAAAATTTCACTTCCGCCACCGGCAGATATGAAAAATTGGACGACGATCTCACTTACATAGTTTCTTCAATGGAAGTAATAAATTATCTCAAGAAAAGGCACAAAGCGGAAGAAGTTTTTTCCGCCAAAATGAGCTCTCAAGACGCCGGCCCGGGGCTTAAAGGAAAAATCAGGAGGATGATTGCTTTACTGCCCGCGATGAAATATTATGGCAGTGTGCTTTTTGTGGTCGCGCGAAAAGCCGGAAGTTAA
- a CDS encoding radical SAM protein, translating into MIKKAKNRAKNGFLKAVNLPVLGLLYRKIYSFPINKKLKEFKLSDLIVTVEPSNVCNSACVMCPYPKMTRPKKAMPMDLFKKIVDDCVSHGVYKFNLNFYNEPFLDPAIFERIKYLESKGVRIQLFSNGSVLNGEIINKIIESGLNDIRFSVDGVKKETYEKIRKGLDFNKTVSNILKLIERKKELGSPSPCVAVVFVRSKDNEGEQEEFKKFWHGRADKIIISFDDNRNDTADISLMKKPSAKAYPCLRLWRELVVMSDGRVALCCIDFDGSVVVGDFAKQTLEEIWDGEKFAEIRRKHMRFEAGEIPLCRKCFHPYRMNVTSWWRKN; encoded by the coding sequence ATGATAAAAAAAGCCAAAAACCGCGCTAAAAACGGATTTTTAAAAGCTGTAAATTTGCCCGTTTTAGGGTTGTTGTATCGGAAAATTTATTCTTTTCCGATAAACAAAAAACTCAAAGAATTCAAGCTGTCCGACCTTATTGTTACGGTTGAACCGTCCAATGTCTGCAATTCCGCCTGCGTCATGTGCCCATATCCGAAAATGACCAGACCGAAGAAGGCGATGCCGATGGACCTGTTTAAAAAAATCGTGGACGATTGCGTCAGCCACGGCGTCTATAAATTCAACCTTAATTTTTACAACGAGCCGTTTTTGGACCCGGCGATTTTTGAGCGGATAAAATATCTTGAGTCAAAAGGCGTCCGTATCCAGCTTTTCTCCAACGGTTCCGTTTTAAACGGCGAAATTATAAACAAAATAATTGAAAGCGGCTTAAACGACATAAGGTTCAGCGTTGATGGAGTCAAAAAAGAAACCTACGAGAAAATAAGGAAAGGTCTTGATTTTAACAAAACCGTTTCAAACATTCTAAAACTGATAGAAAGAAAAAAGGAACTTGGTTCGCCGTCGCCGTGCGTCGCGGTTGTGTTCGTAAGGAGTAAAGACAACGAGGGCGAACAGGAAGAGTTTAAAAAGTTTTGGCATGGCAGGGCGGATAAAATAATTATTTCTTTTGACGACAACAGAAACGACACCGCCGACATTTCTTTAATGAAAAAACCTTCCGCCAAAGCGTACCCTTGTTTGCGGTTGTGGAGGGAGCTCGTGGTAATGAGCGACGGCAGAGTGGCTCTCTGCTGCATTGATTTTGACGGATCCGTGGTCGTGGGAGATTTTGCCAAACAAACACTGGAAGAGATATGGGACGGCGAAAAATTCGCGGAAATAAGAAGAAAGCATATGCGTTTTGAGGCGGGAGAGATTCCGCTTTGCCGGAAGTGCTTCCACCCCTATCGGATGAACGTAACAAGTTGGTGGCGTAAAAATTAA